ATGCAGTTTTTAATTTTGAAGGGACTTCATAGGTTAAATCAGTCAAATATCCCCCCGCAGCAATATTCACAAAGTAAGTGTCATTTGCTTGACCAATATCCATTGGAATGGCATGTCCTGCAGCAATTACTTCCGCTGCTTTCAAAAATCCAGTTCGTGGAATTTTTAATGCTCTTGCATAGTCATTCGTAGTTCCAGCAGGAATAATACCAACTTTTGGTCTTTGGTCCAATCCAGCGATTCCATTGACCACATCATTAACCGTACCATCTCCTCCGGCAGCTACAATTAAATCAAATCCAGCTAAGGCAGCTCGTTTTGCTTCTTTAGCAGCAGATTGAGGTTCTGGCGTAGTTGCAAAGGCACTCGTTTCATATCCTGCTTGTTCTAAAATATGAAGAATATCAATCATGCTTTTCTTTAGTTGTTCCCGTCCGGATGATGGATTATATATCACTCTTGCTCTCATTGTCTTTTCCTCGTCTTTCAATCGTCATCTATGCTGTAATGAAATATAAATGATGTATTTTTAGCACAATTCTTTTTCTACTATACGCCATTCTTTCTTGTTTCACTAATCATATAGACGAAATTTGTTTTTTAATCAAAAAACAATTAATTTTATGTAGTCAAAAAATTGGAGAGCAGTTTATTCTGCAACTCCAATTTTTCTATTTATCTTTTTCCTAATTCTTCAGCCAGTAATTTATTAACGACTCCTGGATTAGCTTGTCCTTTGGTTTGCTTCATAATTTGACCAACCAAGAAGCCTTTCGCACGATCTTTTCCTGCTTTAAAATCATCAACAGATTGCTGGTTGGCATCCAAAATAGCGTTGATAATTGGCAATAGTTGACCGGGGTCTGATAATTGAATCAGTCCTTCTTTTTCAACTACTTCACGAGCTTCTCCACCTTTTGTTGCCAATAGACGGATTACTTTTTTAGCCATCTTCGTACTAATGGTGCCATCTTGAATTAATTGAATCATTCCAGCTAAGTTTTCTGGAGTTAATTTTGTTTCAGAAAGTTCTAATTTTTCACTATTTAAGTAGGCAGATACTTCTCCCATCAACCAGTTGGATGCTAGTTTTGGATCAGCTCCAGCTTTTAAGGTTGCTTCAAAGAAGTAGGCCATTTCTCTCGACAAAGTAAGAACCATTGCATCATAATCTGGTAAGCCAAATTCTTGCGTATACTTCTTCCGTAATTCAGCTGGCAATGCTGGAATACTTTCTCTTACTTCTTCAACCCACTCTTTTGATATTTCTAATTCAGGAAGATCTGGTTCTGGGAAGTAACGGTAGTCACTCGAACCTTCTTTCACTCGCATTAAAATAGTCTCTCCAGTTGTTTCATCGAAACGACGAGTTTCTTGCTGGATGGTTCCACCGGAGTTCAATACTTTCGCTTGACGGATTTCTTCATGAGCCAAACCACGTCGAACAAAGTTAAAGGAATTTAAGTTTTTCAGTTCTGCTTTGGTACCAAATTCTTCTTGTCCATAGGGACGTAGAGAAATATTTGCATCACAACGCATAGAACCTTCTTCCATTTTCACATCAGAAACACCTGTAAACATGATAATCTCACGAATAGCTTCCAAATAGGCATAGGCTTCTTCCGGAGAACGCATATCTGCCTCGGAAACAATTTCGATTAAAGGTGTTCCTTGGCGGTTTAAATCGACATAGGAATATCCACCTGTTCCGTGAGTGTTTTTCCCTGCATCTTCTTCTAAATGAACCCGTTCAATACGGATTTTCTTTTTCTTGCCTTCGACTTCAATCTCAATCCAACCATCATACCCAATTGGATCATCCATTTGAGAAATTTGATAAGCTTTTGGATTATCTGGATAAAAATAGTTCTTACGATCGAAATGGGTAGAACGATTAATTTCACAGTTCAATGCTAAAGCTGCTCTCATTCCAAATTCCACTGCACCTTTATTGATTACTGGCAGAACTCCTGGATATCCCCAGTCAATCACATTTGTGTTTGTGTTTGGCTCTGCCCCAAAGTGTGCTGGAGATGGGGAGAACATTTTTGAATTTGTTTTTAGTTCTACGTGGACTTCTAGTCCAATGACTGTTTCATAGTTCATCTGTTTCTCCTCCTACAAGTTTGGGTGTTTCGTGCTATAATCATTTTTTTGTTCAAACGCATATGCTGCTTGATAAATTTTTTCTTCTTCGAAATAATTTCCAATTAATTGGATTCCAATTGGTAATCCTTCTGAAGAGAAACCACCCGGTAATGAAATGGCTGGAACACCAGCTAAGTTGATTGTAACGGTTAATAAGTCAGCCATATACATTTCAAGCGGATTATCACTTTTCTCACCCAAATTATAAGCGGTTGTAGTCGTGGTTGGTCCAAGAATTAAATCATAATCAGAAAAAATACGTGCAAAATCTTCTTTAATTAATGTACGGATTTGTCCCGCTTTTTTAAAGTAAGCATCATAAAATCCAGCACTTAGTGAGAACGTCCCTAGCATGATGCGACGTTTTACTTCCATTCCGAATCCTTCCGAACGACTCTTCACGTATAAATCTTCTAACGTTACAATATTTTCGGCACGGTATCCATAACGAATTCCATCAAATCGTTGTAAATTCGAAGACGCTTCTGAAGAAGCAATAATATAATATGCAGGAATTCCATAAGAAAGGGTTGGTAGGCTTACCTCTTCTACAATAGCGCCCATTTCTTTAAATTGAGCTGCAGCTTTTTCAACGGCAGTCTTTATTTCATCTGAAACGCCTTCTTGGAAATATTCTTTAGGAAGAGCAATCTTCATTCCAGAAATCTTTCCAGTTAAGTTGGCGCTAAATTTTGGTACTTCTACATTTGCACTCGTAGAATCTTTTGGATCATACCCACTGATTGCTTCAAGCATCAAAGCATTATCGGTTACATTTCGAGTAAAGGGTCCAATTTGATCTAAGCTAGATGCAAAAGCAATCAAACCGTACCGTGAAACACGTCCGTAAGTTGGTTTCATACCTGTCAGACCAGTAAATGCAGCTGGTTGGCGAATACTTCCACCGGTATCCGTTCCTAATGTAGCCAGTACTTGTCCACTAGCTACCGCTGCTGCGGACCCACCAGAAGAACCTCCTGGAACTTTTGTTGTATCCCATGGGTTCTTTGTTGTTTTGAAATAAGAATTCTCGGTACTTCCACCCATAGCAAACTCATCCAGGTTTAGTTTTCCAACGTTAATCGCACCCGCTGCTTCTAATTTCTCAACAACCGTTGCATCATAAATCGGATTAAAATCTTCCAACATTTTACTTGCGGCAGTCGTGGTTAATCCCTTCGTTACGATATTATCTTTAATACCGATTGGAATCCCGTTTAACATACTACCCGTTTCGTAGCCTCTTTCATCAGCAGCTGCTGCTTGTTTAAGTGCTGCTTCTTTGTTTAAAGTTAGGAAAGCATCCACTTTTGGATCTACTTCTGCGATTCGTCTGAATGCTTCTTCGGTTAACTCAACGGAAGTAAACTTTTTGCTAACGAGTCCTTCATGAAGGCTTGTTAATGTTTCATCAAAAATATTCATGCATCTTCCCCCTCATTTTCCAAAATAGCGGGAACTTCAATCATACCGTCTTCCGCTGTTTTAACATTTTTAAATAATTCTTCTCGATCTGTACCTGGTTCCGCGATATCTTCTCGCATTACATTTTTTAGACTGTATCCATGAGTGGTAACCGCAACTCCGGTTGTATCAACCTTTTCCAATTGTTCTACCATATCGATAATATCACTCATCTGTTCGGTAAAATGATGAATTTCATTTTTTTCAAATTTTAATTTTGCCAACTTCGCTACATGGCGTACTTCTTCTTCACTGATTGCCATTCGTTTCCCCTCTTTCTCTCACTCTAATATGGAGCCTGCTCCTATATACCTTATCATTTTAGCATAAAAGGCACTGTATCGGCTTTTTTATTTCTATCAAACAAACAAAACACAAAATAATTTATTCGAAAACATGATAATTGAATGTTTGAGTGTTCTCAGAACGAGTTAAAAATGCTTCAATTCCATTTATAGATTCCACTTTTAATTCTATTTCAATGTTTTTTGGAAGGTAACGATTTGCTGCATCCGTAATCTGCTGTGTAAAAGCAATGATTTCGGTTTGACCGTAAAATTGGGTCATAATATCAACATGCAAGGAGATTATCTTGTCCTCTTGATACAAGCCAACTCCCGTCACTCCGCTTAAGTTAGGAAAAAATAACTGAATTTCATTTTTAAAGTTATTAAATTGTGTATTAACATCCGTTTCTTCTCCATCAAAAGTCGGGAATAGAATCCTTTTCTCATTTCTTTGAATCCATTCTTCGACGGTTCGACCTTCAGTAGATTTACCTTCTAATACGTAATTGCCACTTGCCAAACTATCCTTTGGTGATTGAAGAAAGATCCCTACAACAATTGGAAGTGACTCTACTCCAGTTTCATCTCGTAAACGAGAAACAATTTCATTTCCATAGGATTTGGCTTCTTTTAATATTGTTTCAAGGTCTAGTGATTGTTCGTAGAAATTAAGATTTGAATTTGAATCTTTCACATTATAATAGTCGATTTGATTCATGGCCAATCCAACCGCAATCCCACCTAATTCAAATCCTTTTTCTGTTTCAATCATGAAGTCTTGTTCTACTATTTGTGATAAATATTGTGGACTTCGATCGGTTGAATCTATTAATTCATTTGATTCTGGATTCAAACCTTGCGGATTATCCTCTGATTTCCTATTAATCCAACTAAGAGCCATTTCCTTTGTAATGATCTGTCCTTCTTGGAAAAAGTATTGATCAGTAGGAAACACTTTTTTAGCAACCTTCAATAAGTCCGTTTCAAAAGCTTTCATATTTACAGAAGAATTTAAATCCAGACTTACACCACGATTTTGGCTGGATTGATATTTCCCATCAACAATCAATGCACGATAATAGTCATCAGAAAGTTGATTGGGAGTTGGTTGTACGGGGACAACTGTCTGGGTGTTATCATTGGTTACTGTACCTTCTGGCTGATTATTTATAGACGTACAGCTAGTTAGAAATAATAACACCGATAAGACTCCTCCTAGTTGCCAAACTCTTCTACTCTTTTTCACTTCATTCACTTCTTTCTAAGTGTCTAAGCATTTCTTCTTCTGTCCAAACGGGCACATGTAATGATTCGGCTTTCTTCAATTTACTTCCCGCCTCTTCACCCGCTACTAGAATATCTGTTTTCTTGGAAACACTTCCTGTGACATTTCCACCCAGATTTTCAATCATTTCCGTTGCTTCTTGTCTATTAAAGTGTGTCAATTTCCCTGTGAGAACTACTGTTTTCCCGTGCCAAACAGATTCAACTTCTGTCATTGCAACTACTTTTTTCTTCTTTCCTGTATACCTTACATTTACCCCAGATTTTCTAAATTCTTCAATCAAATCTGCTACTTCAGGTAAACTAAAATATGCAACAACACTTTCAGCAATAATCTCACCAAACCCTTCGGTCGCGATGATTTCTTCTTTGGTAGCTTCCATAATTCGATCAATGGTCTCAAATTCTTCAGCTAACATTTTAGCCGCTTTTGAACCTACATGACGAATCCCCAGTCCAAACAGCAGACGTTCGAGTGAGTTGGTTCGACTTTTATCAATTGCAGCTAAAATATTCTGTGCTGATTTTTCTTTTATTTTATCCATTTGAAGTAAATCATCCATCGTTAGTGAATAGAGACCAGCAAAGTCTTGTACCAGTCCTTTTTCAAACATTTGACTAACAACTCGAACGCCTACCCCTACAATATTCATTGCATTCCGAGAAACAAAATGAGACAAGCCTTCTTTTAATTGCGCCGGACATTTTGGATTGATACAACGCAAAGCAACTTCGTCTTCCAAGTGAACCAAGTGGCTATGACAAGCTGGACATTCTGTAG
The Jeotgalibaca sp. MA1X17-3 genome window above contains:
- the gatB gene encoding Asp-tRNA(Asn)/Glu-tRNA(Gln) amidotransferase subunit GatB, which translates into the protein MNYETVIGLEVHVELKTNSKMFSPSPAHFGAEPNTNTNVIDWGYPGVLPVINKGAVEFGMRAALALNCEINRSTHFDRKNYFYPDNPKAYQISQMDDPIGYDGWIEIEVEGKKKKIRIERVHLEEDAGKNTHGTGGYSYVDLNRQGTPLIEIVSEADMRSPEEAYAYLEAIREIIMFTGVSDVKMEEGSMRCDANISLRPYGQEEFGTKAELKNLNSFNFVRRGLAHEEIRQAKVLNSGGTIQQETRRFDETTGETILMRVKEGSSDYRYFPEPDLPELEISKEWVEEVRESIPALPAELRKKYTQEFGLPDYDAMVLTLSREMAYFFEATLKAGADPKLASNWLMGEVSAYLNSEKLELSETKLTPENLAGMIQLIQDGTISTKMAKKVIRLLATKGGEAREVVEKEGLIQLSDPGQLLPIINAILDANQQSVDDFKAGKDRAKGFLVGQIMKQTKGQANPGVVNKLLAEELGKR
- the gatA gene encoding Asp-tRNA(Asn)/Glu-tRNA(Gln) amidotransferase subunit GatA codes for the protein MNIFDETLTSLHEGLVSKKFTSVELTEEAFRRIAEVDPKVDAFLTLNKEAALKQAAAADERGYETGSMLNGIPIGIKDNIVTKGLTTTAASKMLEDFNPIYDATVVEKLEAAGAINVGKLNLDEFAMGGSTENSYFKTTKNPWDTTKVPGGSSGGSAAAVASGQVLATLGTDTGGSIRQPAAFTGLTGMKPTYGRVSRYGLIAFASSLDQIGPFTRNVTDNALMLEAISGYDPKDSTSANVEVPKFSANLTGKISGMKIALPKEYFQEGVSDEIKTAVEKAAAQFKEMGAIVEEVSLPTLSYGIPAYYIIASSEASSNLQRFDGIRYGYRAENIVTLEDLYVKSRSEGFGMEVKRRIMLGTFSLSAGFYDAYFKKAGQIRTLIKEDFARIFSDYDLILGPTTTTTAYNLGEKSDNPLEMYMADLLTVTINLAGVPAISLPGGFSSEGLPIGIQLIGNYFEEEKIYQAAYAFEQKNDYSTKHPNL
- the gatC gene encoding Asp-tRNA(Asn)/Glu-tRNA(Gln) amidotransferase subunit GatC, translating into MAISEEEVRHVAKLAKLKFEKNEIHHFTEQMSDIIDMVEQLEKVDTTGVAVTTHGYSLKNVMREDIAEPGTDREELFKNVKTAEDGMIEVPAILENEGEDA
- a CDS encoding CamS family sex pheromone protein; protein product: MLLFLTSCTSINNQPEGTVTNDNTQTVVPVQPTPNQLSDDYYRALIVDGKYQSSQNRGVSLDLNSSVNMKAFETDLLKVAKKVFPTDQYFFQEGQIITKEMALSWINRKSEDNPQGLNPESNELIDSTDRSPQYLSQIVEQDFMIETEKGFELGGIAVGLAMNQIDYYNVKDSNSNLNFYEQSLDLETILKEAKSYGNEIVSRLRDETGVESLPIVVGIFLQSPKDSLASGNYVLEGKSTEGRTVEEWIQRNEKRILFPTFDGEETDVNTQFNNFKNEIQLFFPNLSGVTGVGLYQEDKIISLHVDIMTQFYGQTEIIAFTQQITDAANRYLPKNIEIELKVESINGIEAFLTRSENTQTFNYHVFE